The following are from one region of the Silene latifolia isolate original U9 population chromosome 9, ASM4854445v1, whole genome shotgun sequence genome:
- the LOC141598697 gene encoding alpha-amylase 3, chloroplastic, translated as MCTVAVEPLLNTILRRSNPRINPIRSKNFSPFSLKLTSKTVKFGRKFCSINPHKNLTVTACSTATVTAVSNTDDAVLYNETIELARVKKVEGKIYIRLDQGKDEDSWQLTVGCTLPGKWVLHWGVHYVGVVGSEWDQPPEEIRPPGSIAIKDYAIETPLSQSTATEGGDSSQEVNINFNCNSKIAAINFVLKDEETGSWYQHKGRDFVVPLVNELRDGDNVVGKKRDIGLWPGSSGQLSNLSVNGGASQQSAEENDEASSESPSANKPLERFDVDLTIVKEVPVCNSLSVSVRKCPETSRNLVHMETDLPGNVLVHWGVCFDNSKIWALPETPHPPETEVFKNKALRTQLQKKEDGSGAKGLFSLNEDVSGFPFALKLDDDTWLNNKGNDFLIPLSGTRKDKNISEDIAKKDDSGLLSGSGGTDEKPSSSTPEEPDATYTDEIIKDIRTLVTGISSEKKWKTKTKEAQEGILQEIEKLAAEAYSIFRSSSVTFSEESILEIEAAIEAPVIRSGTGSGFEILCQGFNWESHKSGKWYLELQQQAAELASLGFTVVWFPPPTESVSPEGYMPKDLYNLNSRYGTIDELKEAVKQFHKVGIKVLGDAVLNHRCAHSKNGNGIWNIFGGRLNWDDRAVVADDPHFQGRGNKSSGDNFHAAPNIDHSQDFVRNDIKEWLCWLREDIGYDGWRLDFVRGFWGGYVKDYIDASTPYFAVGEYWDSLSYSYGEMDYDQDAHRQRIVDWINATGGTAGAFDVTTKGILHAALERCEYWRLTDSKGKPPGVVGWWPSRAITFIENHDTGSTQGHWRFPGGKEMQGYAYILTHPGTPSVFYDHVFHYKQEIAALLALRNRKKISCRSTIKITKADRDVYAAVIDGKVAMKIGPGHYEPPSESQKWSVVIEGNDYKVWETV; from the exons ATGTGTACGGTTGCAGTAGAACCTCTTCTGAACACCATTCTCAGAAGATCTAATCCCAGAATTAACCCTATTAGATCCAAGAATTTTTCACCATTTTCACTTAAATTAACTTCTAAAACAGTTAAATTTGGCAGGAAATTTTGTAGCATTAATCCTCATAAGAATTTAACTGTTACTGCTTGTTCTACTGCTACTGTTACTGCTGTTTCTAATACTGATGATGCAGTTTTGTATAATGAGACAATTGAGTTGGCTAGAGTGAAAAAG GTGGAAGGCAAGATATACATAAGGTTGGATCAAGGGAAAGATGAAGATAGTTGGCAGCTGACAGTTGGATGTACTCTTCCTGGGAAATGGGTTCTTCACTGGGGTGTGCATTATGTTGGTGTTGTTGGAAG TGAATGGGATCAACCTCCGGAAGAAATTAGGCCTCCGGGTTCTATTGCCATAAAG GATTATGCTATAGAGACGCCACTGAGTCAATCAACTGCTACTGAGGGTGGAGACTCTTCTCAAGAAGTGAATATTAACTTCAATTGCAATAGCAAAATTGCAGCAATCAACTTTGTGTTAAAG GATGAAGAAACTGGATCATGGTATCAGCACAAAGGAAGGGATTTTGTGGTGCCTCTTGTTAATGAACTTCGTGATGGTGACAATGTTGTTGGAAAAAAAAGGGACATTGGTTTGTGGCCAG GGAGTTCTGGACAGCTTTCTAACTTGTCTGTTAATGGGGGAGCATCTCAGCAAAGTGCTGAAGAGAACGATGAAGCTTCTTCTGAATCACCTTCGGCAAATAAGCCACTGGAAAGATTTGATGTAGACCTAACCATAGTGAAAGAAGTTCCTGTTTGCAATTCACTTTCAGTCTCTGTGAGAAAATGTCCCGAGACAAGTAGGAATCTCGTCCATATGGAAACTGATTTGCCTGGGAATGTCTTAGTTCACTGGGGTGTATGCTTTGACAACAGTAAGATATGGGCGTTACCTGAGACGCCTCATCCTCCAGAAACTGAAGTATTTAAGAACAAGGCATTGCGTACACAGTTGCAG AAAAAAGAGGATGGATCTGGAGCAAAAGGATTATTTTCTTTAAACGAAGACGTGTCTGGATTTCCTTTTGCTCTAAAGTTAGATGATGACACTTGGTTGAACAATAAGGGGAATGATTTCTTAATTCCCTTGAGTGGAACTCGTAAAGACAAGAATATTTCTGAAGACATAGCAAAGAAGGATGATTCTGGATTGCTGTCTGGTTCCGGAGGTACAGATGAAAAACCATCCTCCTCAACTCCAGAAGAACCTGATGCCACATATACTGATGAAATCATCAAAGATATACGAACTTTAGTAACGGGCATCTCATCTGAAAAGAAATggaaaactaaaacaaaagaagccCAGGAAGGAATTCTGCAAGAGATTGAGAAGTTGGCTGCTGAAGCATATAGTATCTTTAGAAGCTCCAGTGTAACTTTCTCCGAGGAATCTATTTTAGAAATTGAAGCAGCAATAGAGGCACCTGTTATTAGATCTGGGACAGGGTCAGGGTTCGAAATTCTTTGTCAGGGATTTAATTGGGAGTCCCATAAATCTGGAAAATGGTACTTGGAGCTCCAGCAACAAGCTGCTGAGTTGGCTTCACTTGGCTTTACCGTAGTCTGGTTCCCACCTCCTACTGAATCCGTGTCGCCCGAAGGTTACATGCCAAAAGATCTTTACAACTTAAATTCAAG ATATGGTACAATAGATGAGCTGAAGGAGGCCGTAAAGCAATTTCATAAAGTTGGTATAAAAGTTCTAGGCGACGCTGTCTTGAACCATCGCTGCGCACATTCCAAAAATGGAAATGGTATTTGGAATATCTTTGGGGGCCGGCTTAATTGGGATGATCGTGCAGTCGTGGCTGATGATCCTCATTTCCAG GGTAGGGGCAACAAGAGTAGCGGAGATAACTTCCATGCAGCTCCAAACATTGATCATTCACAAGATTTTGTTAGAAACGACATTAAGGAATGGTTGTGCTGGCTGAG GGAAGATATTGGATATGATGGTTGGAGACTTGATTTTGTCCGTGGGTTTTGGGGAGGTTACGTGAAGGACTACATTGACGCGAGTACGCCCTACTTTGCTGTGGGGGAGTACTGGGACTCCCTTAGCTATTCATATGGAGAGATGGACTATGACCAAGATGCCCATAGGCAGAGAATTGTAGACTGGATTAATGCTACTGGTGGAACTGCAGGAGCTTTTGATGTCACCACCAAAGGGATTCTTCATGCG GCACTAGAGAGATGTGAATATTGGCGTTTAACGGATTCAAAGGGGAAACCACCAGGGGTGGTTGGTTGGTGGCCATCTCGTGCAATTACCTTTATTGAGAATCACGACACCGGCTCAACTCAG GGTCACTGGAGATTTCCTGGTGGCAAGGAAATGCAAGGGTATGCATACATCCTGACACACCCTGGAACGCCATCTGTGTTTTACGACCACGTCTTCCATTACAAACAGGAAATAGCTGCATTACTCGCTCTTAGAAACAGGAAGAAGATCAGTTGCAGGAGCACT ATTAAGATAACCAAAGCAGATAGAGATGTATATGCGGCTGTAATTGATGGTAAAGTGGCGATGAAGATTGGACCAGGTCACTAcgaacctccaagtgagtcccaGAAATGGTCCGTGGTTATTGAGGGCAACGATTACAAGGTTTGGGAAACAGTATGA
- the LOC141598708 gene encoding uncharacterized protein LOC141598708 has protein sequence MWSICSTLNAVLVPPWHSYHIDHHHHLKILPFYNKTSSSNTLKNPSLHHRIVQASLQDDPPSKQSQMGYDHADELYGLDVDIPSRDAKSDASEPRSWFGPNGQYIRELPCPNCRGRGYTPCAECGIERSRKDCSLCSGKGIMTCQKCTGECVIWEESIDEIPWEKARSSSPLKVKEDDEVDNLDLKLEVRKKSKRVYRSTPEVGLKISRSLKSLNAKTGLFSNRMKIIHKDPELHAQRVAAIKKTKRTAAARQQASESLKTFFSDPENRRKRSISMKGTKFFCKNCGQEGHRSHYCPKHGKNLDRRFRCGLCGERGHNRKTCGRPSQPKQRVLQQYHCGACGQVGHNRRTCSVKVEPEPADTLPVNGNSLNDSASHDRHHYRCSLCGQLGHNSRTCPQKSLEQVDMNASKKTRRPYHCRNCGVTGHNRRTCSEKQL, from the exons ATGTGGTCAATTTGTTCAACTCTCAATGCAGTTCTAGTACCTCCATGGCATTCTTATCACattgatcatcatcatcatctcaaaATCCTTCCTTTTTACAACAAAACTTCATCTTCAAACACACTAAAGAATCCCTCTTTACACCATAGAATTGTTCAAGCTTCTTTACAAGATGATCCTCCTTCAAAACAAAGCCAA ATGGGTTATGATCATGCAGATGAATTATATGGTCTTGATGTTGATATACCATCCAG GGATGCTAAATCTGATGCTTCCGAACCCAGATCATGGTTTGGGCCTAATGGACAATATATTAGAGAGCTTCCCTGCCCTAATTGCCGGGGAAGGGGATATACTCCTTGTGCCGAGTGTGGAATAGAGAGGTCCAGAAAAGACTGTTCACTATGCAGTGGGAAG GGAATAATGACGTGCCAGAAATGCACGGGGGAGTGTGTCATATGGGAGGAGTCAATTGATGAAATTCCATGGGAAAAAGCCCGGTCCAG CTCTCCACTCAAAGTCAAAGAAGATGACGAAGTTGACAACTTGGACCTAAAGCTGGAGGTGAGGAAGAAATCAAAGCGAGTTTACCGATCAACTCCTGAAGTGGGACTTAAAATCAGCCGCTCGTTAAAA AGTCTGAATGCAAAAACAGGACTATTCAGCAATAGAATGAAGATTATTCACAAGGATCCTGAACTTCATGCGCAACGAGTGGCTGCAATCAAG AAAACTAAAAGAACTGCGGCTGCCAGACAACAGGCTTCTGAATCTTTGAAAACCTTTTTCAGTGATCCAGAAAATCGTCGCAAGAGAAGTATTTCTATGAAAG GTACAAAATTCTTTTGCAAGAATTGTGGACAGGAAGGGCACAGAAGCCACTACTGTCCCAAACATGGAAAAAACCTAGACAGGAGATTCAGATGCGGGTTATGTGGAGAACGAGGCCACAATCGAAAAACATGTGGCAGGCCTAGTCAGCCAAAACAAAGAGTGTTACAGCAATATCATTGCGGGGCATGTGGACAAGTCGGCCATAATCGTAGGACTTGCTCTGTGAAAGTGGAACCAGAGCCAGCCGACACTCTCCCTGTAAATGGAAACTCTCTGAATGATTCTGCAAGTCATGACCGGCACCATTATCGGTGCAGCCTATGCGGACAACTTGGGCACAATAGCAGGACATGTCCTCAGAAATCACTGGAACAAGTGGACATGAATGCTAGCAAAAAAACTCGTCGACCTTATCATTGTAGGAATTGTGGGGTAACTGGTCATAACAGAAGAACTTGTTCAGAGAAACAGCTTTAG
- the LOC141598707 gene encoding SNF1-related protein kinase regulatory subunit gamma-1-like, with amino-acid sequence MDKSAEKKKESATATSCDAYFETVQSRKKLPRSLQESLTAAFAKIPVSTFPQVPGGKIIDISADTSIADAVKILSESNIMSAPVTNPDTAVNSSDWRERYLGIIDYSAVILWVLESAEVAAFALSATSATAAGVGAGAVGAIGAVALGATGPAAVAGLAVAAVGAAVAGGVAAEKGMGKDAPTAASHLGDDFYKVILEEEPFKSTKVREVVKSFRSTPFLPVATDSTMLTVMLLLSKYRMRNVPVIEPGKPSMKNFITQSAIIKGLEGCRGRDWFDSIAAHPISDLGLPFMSRDQLISINSSELILEAFKRMKDHKIGGLPVVEGSNKKIVGNISMRDIRYLLLKPELFSNFRNLTVKDFIKTIASISQEVGKVMPAITCKVESTLGDVIHNLASKMVHRIYVVTGKEDEVVGVITLRDVISCFIFEPANYFDDYFGFSAKELLKK; translated from the exons ATGGATAAATCAGCGGAGAAAAAGAAGGAAAGTGCGACAGCAACAAGTTGTGATGCGTATTTTGAGACCGTTCAGAGTAGAAAAAAGCTGCCGCGGTCATTGCAGGAGTCCCTGACAGCTGCATTTGCGAAGATTCCTGTTTCTACTTTCCCACAAGTCCCTGGCGGAAAAA TAATAGATATTTCAGCAGACACATCAATTGCAGATGCTGTGAAAATTCTGTCTGAAAGCAATATTATGTCAGCTCCTGTAACAAACCCTGATACGGCTGTTAATAGCAGTGATTGGAGGGAGAGGTATCTCGGGATCATAGATTACTCTGCCGTTATATTGTGGGTCCTAGAAAGTGCAGAAGTGGCGGCCTTTGCTTTGTCTGCCACCTCAGCTACTGCTGCTGGTGTAGGGGCTGGTGCAGTTGGGGCCATTGGCGCAGTGGCCTTAGGTGCCACTGGCCCTGCTGCTGTTGCTGGGCTGGCAGTGGCGGCAGTTGGGGCAGCAGTTGCTGGCGGCGTGGCGGCAGAGAAAGGGATGGGGAAAGATGCTCCAACTGCTGCGAGTCACTTAGGCGACGATTTCTATAAAGTGATCTTGGAAGAAGAACCTTTCAAGTCAactaaa GTCAGAGAAGTTGTAAAATCATTCCGATCTACACCGTTCCTTCCGGTGGCAACAGACAGCACTATGTTGACAGTTATGTTACTTTTATCCAAGTATAGGATGAGAAATGTACCGGTAATAGAACCAGGAAAGCCATCCATGAAGAATTTCATCACACAATCTGCAATCATAAAGGGGCTTGAGGGGTGCCGTGGACGAGATTGGTTTGATTCCATTGCTGCGCATCCCATTTCTGACTTAGGCCTCCCTTTTATGTCACGGGACCAG CTTATCAGCATCAATAGCAGTGAGCTGATTTTGGAGGCTTTCAAACGAATGAAGGATCACAAAATCGGTGGACTTCCAGTCGTGGAGGGATCAAATAAGAAGATCGTTGGCAATATAAGCATGAGAGATATTCGATACCTGTTACTGAAACCTGAGCTTTTCTCCAACTTCAG GAATCTCACAGTAAAGGATTTCATAAAGACGATAGCGTCAATTTCGCAGGAGGTAGGAAAAGTAATGCCAGCAATAACCTGCAAGGTTGAATCCACCCTCGGTGATGTCATCCACAACCTGGCTTCGAAGATGGTTCACAGGATATATGTAGTAACGGGGAAGGAAGATGAAGTCGTTGGCGTCATTACGCTCAGAGATGTTATTTCTTGCTTCATTTTCGAACCTGCAAACTACTTTGATGATTACTTTGGTTTTTCTGCCAAGGAGTTGCTCAAGAAGTGA
- the LOC141598705 gene encoding pentatricopeptide repeat-containing protein At2g02750-like has product MKKFVVNHMKPNIVKLVSDGHFKQALHLYTKLHSSSTPCNLFTFPCLLKACSKLNNPINGYIVHCNVIKSGFVSDIYAATGLTHMYATFGEMGNAHQLFDEMSKRNVASVTALVSGYCQNGCFKEGFRVFKEIGLREFRPSSVTIASVLSACEDVDHGSQVHCWGTKIGVERDVFVGTGLLTMYMSCGEPVLGTKVFEMMVYKNVVSYNAFVTGLIHNGVYRVVFKVFKHMLGSSDQLPNSGTFVSVLGACSSVTNLHFGRQVHGFTIRVGLQAETMVGTALVDMYAKCGSVMAYHVFREMDGNRSLVTWNSVLSGLFFTGDCDTALELFSELESVGLVPDSATWNTMISGLSRQGNCLKAFQLFANMVSRGIVPSLKVLTSILVVCSVSLSLQRGKEIHAQGIKAYIDNDEFFVTSLIDLYMKCGQPTHAHKIFDQLTVKPVKAPIWNAMISGYGRNGMEELAFSIFNLMLEMNVEPNSTTFTTVLSVCSHTGQVDKALQVFEMMTKDYDLVPTPQHFACIVDLLGRSGHLEKARELMKQIPENSVSMFYSLLGAAGYHFDSELGEYSAEVLSKLEPGNSAPYVVMSNIYAAMGRWKDAERMRDMMVIKGVEKNPGYSLPMA; this is encoded by the coding sequence ATGAAAAAATTTGTGGTAAATCATATGAAGCCTAACATTGTTAAGTTAGTTTCAGATGGACATTTTAAACAAGCTTTACATTTATATACCAAACTTCATTCTTCTTCAACCCCATGTAATTTATTTACATTTCCATGTCTTCTTAAAGCTTGTTCCAAGCTTAACAACCCAATTAATGGCTACATTGTGCATTGTAACGTTATCAAATCTGGGTTTGTTTCGGATATTTACGCTGCGACGGGACTTACCCATATGTACGCTACGTTTGGAGAAATGGGTAATGCACACCAACTGTTTGATGAAATGTCTAAGAGAAATGTAGCGTCTGTGACTGCTTTGGTTTCTGGGTATTGTCAGAATGGGTGTTTTAAGGAAGGTTTTCGGGTTTTTAAGGAGATTGGGTTGAGGGAGTTTAGGCCGTCTTCTGTTACGATTGCGAGTGTGTTGTCGGCGTGTGAGGATGTTGATCATGGGAGTCAGGTTCATTGTTGGGGAACGAAGATTGGTGTGGAGCGGGATGTTTTTGTTGGGACTGGGCTTTTGACGATGTATATGAGTTGCGGCGAACCTGTGTTGGGTACAAAGGTTTTTGAGATGATGGTTTATAAGAATGTTGTGAGTTATAATGCGTTTGTGACAGGGTTGATACATAATGGTGTTTATCGTGTCGTTTTTAAGGTGTTTAAGCATATGCTAGGATCTTCTGATCAATTGCCTAACTCGGGCACCTTTGTTTCAGTTTTAGGTGCTTGTTCCAGTGTGACAAACCTTCATTTTGGAAGACAGGTTCATGGGTTTACTATCAGAGTCGGACTACAAGCAGAGACCATGGTGGGAACTGCACTTGTCGATATGTATGCTAAATGTGGTTCTGTTATGGCTTATCATGTATTCAGAGAAATGGATGGAAACAGGAGTCTTGTAACGTGGAACTCGGTCCTTTCTGGGTTGTTCTTCACTGGTGATTGCGATACTGCTCTAGAGCTATTCTCCGAGCTAGAATCTGTAGGATTGGTACCTGATTCTGCAACTTGGAATACAATGATCAGTGGGCTTTCTCGACAAGGCAATTGTTTAAAGGCATTTCAGTTGTTTGCAAACATGGTGTCGAGAGGTATCGTTCCAAGTTTGAAGGTGCTTACTAGCATTCTAGTGGTATGTTCTGTATCCTTGTCTCTTCAAAGGGGAAAGGAGATTCATGCTCAGGGTATAAAGGCTTATATAGATAATGATGAGTTCTTCGTTACTTCCTTAATCGACTTGTACATGAAATGTGGACAACCAACTCATGCTCATAAAATTTTTGATCAATTGACAGTCAAACCTGTGAAAGCACCAATTTGGAATGCAATGATTTCAGGATACGGAAGAAACGGCATGGAAGAGTTGGCATTCAGTATTTTCAATCTAATGCTGGAAATGAATGTTGAGCCTAATAGCACCACTTTTACTACTGTACTATCCGTTTGCAGTCATACGGGTCAAGTTGACAAAGCATTACAGGTTTTTGAGATGATGACGAAAGATTATGACTTAGTTCCGACTCCTCAGCATTTTGCTTGTATTGTCGACCTCTTGGGTCGTTCTGGACACCTTGAAAAAGCTCGAGAACTGATGAAGCAAATCCCAGAAAATTCTGTGTCGATGTTTTACTCATTGCTTGGTGCTGCTGGGTACCATTTTGATTCGGAACTAGGAGAATATTCAGCAGAGGTATTATCAAAGTTGGAGCCTGGGAATTCAGCTCCGTATGTTGTCATGTCTAATATATACGCTGCAATGGGGAGATGGAAGGATGCTGAGAGAATGAGGGATATGATGGTCATTAAAGGAGTGGAGAAAAACCCTGGTTATAGTCTACCGATGGCATGA
- the LOC141598709 gene encoding putative F-box protein At3g23970 yields the protein MSYHAEESNESVSVFDRLSKELIIEILTRIPSKPLCRFKSVSKRFNSIISDPKFLPLYVSRPSSWVILDLNPQFVPDWEIPDRNPQLVPESAHPTQFQLVDPPKISTCTINTEKLTTDPTISTQILQTSNGLILFSLTAHHPRTQLRFNPNELAYVIMEECLFVVNPITSEWVGLSKPDNCTINNQSHIGFTSRVDPESGLVTRFMAVEYRPTIESNYGILLCFVSDTGKWVEKSANYMLGSHSWSGDVSFEFEGKLFWVDLSAGLITWDVKDNDYFASVERYEMAVCRFIPVPVNKPGLEGDRWVGGGGGFIQFMEVFKEGQCVLNCWRLKNYEGGDEWSLMYNVSRENVERFLSCETGSKMPKPCFVDPFDADVAYFETGDFIFSFNLRTQMIGTVDVFTPKQNVVPFVLPKWPSPIPNHLKRLYAAYTKEEGNECFKKQKFIKAIECYSISIDVSPNAASFANRAMAYLKVDNYEEAENDCTESLKFDANQFKVYWRRGLARKGLGNLKGALEDIELGLKLEPGNREVKKLHVELKSMLEKVSSEVSESGMEEDAACGMDVKAEGN from the exons ATGTCTTACCACGCCGAAGAATCAAACGAATCTGTATCTGTATTTGATCGATTATCCAAAGAATTAATTATCGAAATCCTTACCCGAATCCCATCGAAACCCTTATGCCGTTTCAAATCCGTTTCGAAACGTTTCAATTCCATAATTTCCGACCCCAAATTCCTTCCCTTGTACGTTTCTCGTCCATCTTCCTGGGTCATCCTCGACCTAAACCCCCAATTCGTTCCAGACTGGGAAATCCCCGACCGAAACCCCCAACTCGTTCCCGAGTCGGCTCACCCAACTCAGTTCCAACTTGTTGATCCCCCAAAAATCTCTACTTGCACCATAAACACTGAGAAATTAACTACTGACCCGACGATTTCGACTCAAATACTCCAAACCAGTAACGGGTTGATATTGTTTTCCCTGACGGCTCACCATCCGCGTACACAGCTTAGGTTTAATCCGAATGAGTTGGCATATGTAATCATGGAGGAATGTTTGTTTGTAGTTAACCCGATTACGAGTGAATGGGTTGGGCTCTCGAAGCCGGATAATTGTACGATTAACAACCAGTCACATATTGGGTTCACTTCCCGGGTTGACCCGGAATCTGGTCTGGTAACTAGGTTTATGGCGGTTGAGTATCGACCGACGATTGAGTCAAATTATGGGATTTTGTTGTGTTTTGTGTCGGATACGGGTAAATGGGTCGAAAAGAGCGCGAATTATATGTTGGGGTCGCATTCTTGGAGTGGTGACGTGTCGTTTGAGTTTGAAGGGAAATTGTTTTGGGTTGATTTGAGTGCTGGTTTGATTACTTGGGATGTTAAAGATAATGATTATTTTGCGAGTGTGGAGAGATATGAGATGGCCGTGTGTCGGTTTATTCCAGTACCGGTTAATAAGCCTGGGTTGGAGGGTGATAGGTGGGTTGGTGGCGGAGGCGGGTTTATTCAGTTTATGGAGGTTTTTAAGGAGGGACAATGTGTTTTAAATTGTTGGAGGTTGAAGAATTATGAGGGTGGTGATGAGTGGAGTTTGATGTATAATGTTTCGAGGGAAAATGTCGAAAGGTTTTTGAGTTGTGAGACTGGTAGTAAGATGCCTAAGCCTTGTTTTGTTGATCCTTTTGATGCTGATGTTGCGTATTTTGAAACGGGGGATTTTATCTTTTCGTTTAATCTTCGTACTCAAATGATTGGGACTGTTGATGTTTTTACTCCAAAACAAAATGTAGTTCCATTTGTACTGCCAAAGTGGCCTTCGCCAATTCCGAACCATCTGAAGCGTCTGT ATGCGGCTTATACAAAAGAAGAAGGAAATGAATGTTTCAAGAAGCAGAAGTTTATCAAAGCCATAGAATGCTACTCTATCAGCATCGATGTGTCTCCAAACGCAGCGAGTTTTGCAAATAGGGCTATGGCATATCTGAAGGTTGACAACTATGAAGAGGCAGAGAATGACTGTACTGAGTCCTTGAAGTTTGATGCCAACCAGTTCAAGGTGTATTGGCGCCGAGGACTGGCTAGAAAAGGGCTTGGTAATCTCAAAGGAGCTTTGGAGGATATCGAGCTTGGGCTGAAGTTGGAACCAGGAAACAGAGAAGTGAAGAAGCTACATGTTGAGCTCAAGTCCATGCTTGAGAAG GTATCAAGTGAAGTATCTGAATCTGGTATGGAAGAAGACGCTGCATGTGGCATGGATGTGAAAGCCGAGGGTAACTAG
- the LOC141600011 gene encoding uncharacterized protein LOC141600011 — MLGCWAIWEARNKWVFEGRRVDVQVVIRRVDELTNELEEVEDVGMGCVQAAQGRGGGEGNRVGGRLEEDWMRITCNAGVKEGWGLGLGVACKDAEGGEVWAMAERRRELVEVAEAEVEAILEGVKKAARRGHRRIVVESDSKF, encoded by the coding sequence ATGTTAGGGTGCTGGGCTATTTGGGAGGCTAGAAATAAATGGGTTTTTGAAGGGAGAAGGGTCGATGTGCAGGTGGTTATTAGGCGGGTAGACGAGCTCACTAATGAGTTGGAGGAAGTGGAAGATGTTGGCATGGGATGCGTGCAAGCTGCGCAAGGACGTGGAGGAGGGGAGGGCAATCGAGTGGGTGGAAGACTGGAGGAGGATTGGATGCGGATCACATGTAATGCTGGAGTCAAGGAAGGGTGGGGTCTCGGACTAGGGGTGGCGTGTAAGGATGCAGAAGGTGGCGAGGTTTGGGCTATGGCTGAGAGGCGACGAGAGCTGGTGGAGGTTGCAGAAGCGGAGGTAGAAGCGATATTGGAGGGGGTCAAAAAGGCTGCGAGAAGAGGCCACCGTAGGATTGTAGTTGAGAGTGATAGCAAATTTTAA